One segment of Acidobacteriota bacterium DNA contains the following:
- a CDS encoding M20/M25/M40 family metallo-hydrolase codes for MVSIPAELPAYLDQNADRFLSELKDLLRIPSVSTLPAHRPDMERAHAFLAEQMRAMGMENIQRLLPKERPQGEPLLYADWLHAPGAPTLLFYGHYDVQPPDPLSEWLTPPFEPTVRDGNLYARGASDDKGQVFAQVKAVQAWMQTSGRLPVNVKFLLEGEEEVGGEGVELYVRQHHDALACDCAVVSDTAFFAPGLPSLDVGLRGMVYAEIEVQGPSRDLHSGMYGGVAPNPFEALARIIVGLKSVEGKILIPGFYDHVQPPNAAELEAWKRLPFDENAYREQELGSAALTGEQQYSVLERTWARPTLEVHGMPGGFTGPGSKTVIPAHASAKISMRLVPDQRP; via the coding sequence ATGGTTTCCATCCCTGCGGAGCTGCCCGCGTACCTCGACCAAAATGCTGACCGCTTTTTGAGTGAACTCAAGGACCTGCTCCGGATCCCGAGCGTCAGCACGTTGCCGGCCCACCGCCCGGACATGGAACGCGCCCATGCCTTCCTCGCGGAACAGATGCGAGCCATGGGTATGGAAAACATCCAGCGACTGCTGCCAAAGGAACGCCCCCAAGGCGAGCCCTTGCTCTACGCCGATTGGCTGCACGCTCCGGGAGCACCCACGCTGCTGTTCTACGGTCATTACGATGTCCAGCCTCCTGACCCGCTCTCCGAATGGCTCACTCCTCCTTTTGAACCCACCGTGCGCGATGGCAATCTTTATGCCCGTGGCGCGTCCGACGACAAGGGACAGGTCTTTGCCCAAGTCAAGGCCGTACAGGCTTGGATGCAGACGAGCGGCCGCTTGCCGGTCAACGTCAAGTTCCTGCTCGAGGGGGAGGAGGAAGTCGGAGGCGAGGGCGTGGAACTCTATGTTCGCCAGCATCACGATGCGCTGGCCTGCGATTGCGCCGTGGTCAGCGACACCGCGTTTTTTGCTCCTGGCCTGCCGTCGCTTGATGTTGGGTTGCGGGGCATGGTGTATGCCGAAATCGAAGTCCAGGGGCCAAGCCGGGACTTGCACTCCGGCATGTACGGAGGCGTAGCGCCAAACCCGTTCGAAGCGCTGGCACGCATTATCGTGGGCCTGAAATCAGTGGAGGGCAAGATCCTGATCCCGGGTTTTTATGACCACGTGCAGCCGCCGAACGCGGCGGAGCTGGAGGCCTGGAAACGACTGCCCTTTGACGAAAACGCCTATCGGGAGCAGGAATTGGGCTCGGCCGCTTTAACGGGTGAACAGCAGTATTCCGTGCTTGAGCGCACCTGGGCGCGGCCAACGCTCGAGGTGCATGGCATGCCGGGCGGCTTTACCGGGCCGGGCTCGAAGACAGTGATTCCGGCTCACGCCAGCGCCAAGATCAGCATGCGCTTGGTGCCCGATCAACGCCC
- a CDS encoding PIG-L family deacetylase, giving the protein METMFHEYSNLLVLAPHADDEVIGALGTLYEFRGAITIAFLTDGAPAARWRPPGLDRSEYRRMRRDEARQVWVARPPLVGAALPVVGLWPSVALRQRTPAGAQSVSKLPRQACWPQACLRFALIPDQQLALRLEAAAHWLDQIVAATRPDAVLTPAFEGGHPDHDAANVLASVLREKGQLPVWEYALYTAHAGVIRRQEFPGEPQWTIRLPARAAVSKRAAFALYRSQAQTLADFSCEQEAVRPLPPHDYRRPALPEPSVYELWGWPWSAQDVARQFSDFLARRVAACRC; this is encoded by the coding sequence ATGGAAACCATGTTTCACGAGTATAGCAACCTGCTCGTGCTCGCTCCTCACGCCGATGATGAAGTCATTGGCGCCCTGGGAACGCTCTATGAATTCCGCGGCGCCATCACCATCGCCTTTTTGACCGACGGTGCGCCCGCGGCCCGCTGGCGTCCGCCGGGCCTCGACCGCAGCGAATATCGCCGGATGCGCCGCGACGAGGCACGGCAGGTCTGGGTGGCACGGCCACCTCTTGTTGGAGCCGCCCTCCCTGTGGTCGGGCTGTGGCCGAGCGTCGCTCTCCGGCAACGGACGCCCGCTGGCGCTCAGAGCGTCTCCAAGTTGCCGCGGCAGGCTTGTTGGCCGCAAGCGTGCTTGCGCTTCGCACTTATTCCCGACCAGCAGCTCGCCTTGCGCCTTGAGGCGGCGGCCCACTGGCTGGATCAGATCGTGGCCGCGACGCGCCCCGATGCCGTGCTCACTCCCGCCTTTGAGGGCGGACACCCCGATCACGATGCCGCCAATGTTCTCGCCAGCGTGCTGCGCGAAAAGGGACAGTTGCCGGTATGGGAGTATGCGTTGTATACGGCGCACGCAGGGGTGATCCGCCGGCAGGAGTTTCCCGGCGAACCGCAATGGACGATACGGCTGCCTGCGCGTGCGGCCGTCTCCAAGCGCGCTGCATTTGCGCTTTACCGTTCACAGGCGCAGACCCTGGCAGATTTTTCGTGTGAACAGGAAGCTGTGCGTCCGCTGCCGCCACATGACTACCGCCGGCCTGCGCTCCCGGAACCCTCGGTCTACGAACTTTGGGGTTGGCCGTGGAGCGCGCAGGATGTCGCCCGGCAATTCAGCGATTTTCTCGCGCGCCGAGTTGCAGCATGCAGGTGCTGA
- a CDS encoding glycosyltransferase has product MQVLMLTYPGTPVGPAACGGTEQMAFLLLRAWSQQREFAVTWVGAAGSVHFPNVEFIAWESLPGGVLPPAGWDLIHNEGAFAVRTAFAPTLFTLHLARSLYPAALFAERPATLHFQCVSRGQWQLYGEAVCCGYIANGIDLQQFPVRHRAAANDAPLLYLGRICPEKAPHLAIAAARQAKRRLWLVGAVAPFPAHQEYFRRQIAPQLGSDICWIRPPDLDSKRTLFQEAAAVLIPSRIAETSSIVAMEAAASGVPVLATRAGALPEIVADGETGFLGSPDDFPGFLDRLAQIDPHACRDRAERLFSSARMIASYAALYRRLASHPHAARSCNL; this is encoded by the coding sequence ATGCAGGTGCTGATGCTGACCTACCCTGGAACGCCCGTCGGCCCGGCCGCCTGCGGCGGGACGGAACAGATGGCGTTTCTGCTGCTGCGGGCCTGGTCCCAGCAACGCGAGTTCGCTGTGACCTGGGTGGGCGCGGCGGGAAGCGTGCACTTTCCTAACGTCGAGTTCATCGCCTGGGAAAGCCTGCCCGGCGGGGTGCTGCCGCCCGCTGGCTGGGATCTGATTCACAACGAAGGCGCCTTCGCTGTGCGCACAGCGTTCGCGCCGACGCTTTTTACCCTGCACCTCGCGCGCTCGCTGTATCCGGCAGCACTGTTTGCCGAGCGGCCTGCAACCCTGCACTTTCAGTGCGTCAGCCGTGGCCAGTGGCAGCTTTACGGTGAGGCCGTCTGTTGCGGCTACATTGCCAACGGCATCGACTTGCAGCAGTTCCCTGTCCGCCATCGCGCTGCGGCAAACGATGCGCCGCTGTTGTACCTCGGCCGGATCTGCCCGGAGAAGGCGCCCCACCTGGCCATTGCCGCGGCGCGGCAGGCGAAGCGCCGCCTGTGGCTCGTAGGGGCGGTCGCGCCGTTTCCGGCTCATCAGGAATATTTCCGGCGCCAAATCGCGCCACAGCTCGGCAGCGACATCTGCTGGATCCGTCCGCCGGATCTCGACAGCAAGCGCACGCTGTTCCAGGAGGCTGCCGCAGTCCTGATTCCCTCGCGCATTGCCGAAACCAGCTCGATTGTCGCCATGGAAGCCGCCGCGTCAGGCGTTCCGGTGCTCGCCACCCGCGCCGGCGCTCTGCCCGAAATTGTCGCCGATGGTGAGACAGGCTTTCTCGGCAGCCCCGACGACTTCCCCGGCTTTCTTGACCGTCTTGCCCAAATCGACCCGCATGCCTGTCGTGATCGTGCCGAGCGCCTCTTTTCCTCGGCCCGCATGATCGCCTCCTACGCCGCGCTGTACCGCCGGCTCGCATCCCATCCCCATGCCGCCCGGTCCTGTAACCTGTAA
- a CDS encoding RNA methyltransferase produces MTSAAGVRVVLVRVRNPLNIGAAARAMANFGFEELVLVEPYDKAWKTVRSARAGETVLDRARSVERMADALDGCELIVGTTDGSKRVPELPLEDWRAVGASLPSAQTALVFGNEKSGLSVDEISFCHRLVRIPTTPGAPSMNLGQAVAVCLYELARSARPLPRSPTPPAAIDASARERMLDAWYPLLERLGAVKPGHDASQRRILREMLTRWRCRRSDERRLLGLARQIRNKFEKS; encoded by the coding sequence GTGACCTCTGCGGCTGGCGTTCGAGTGGTTCTAGTGCGGGTGCGCAACCCGCTCAATATCGGAGCGGCAGCACGGGCCATGGCCAATTTCGGTTTTGAGGAGTTGGTTCTGGTCGAACCGTACGACAAAGCCTGGAAAACGGTTCGTTCGGCGCGAGCGGGCGAGACCGTCCTGGATCGCGCGCGCAGCGTGGAACGGATGGCCGATGCCCTTGACGGATGCGAGCTGATCGTCGGTACCACCGATGGCAGTAAACGCGTGCCGGAGCTGCCGCTGGAAGACTGGCGCGCAGTCGGTGCTTCCCTGCCCTCCGCGCAAACGGCTCTGGTCTTCGGCAACGAAAAGTCCGGCCTCAGCGTGGACGAGATCAGCTTTTGCCATCGCCTCGTCCGCATTCCCACGACTCCCGGCGCGCCCTCGATGAATCTGGGCCAGGCGGTCGCCGTCTGTCTCTACGAGCTGGCGCGCAGCGCGCGCCCGCTGCCGCGTTCGCCCACTCCGCCGGCGGCGATCGACGCCAGCGCACGCGAGCGGATGCTCGATGCCTGGTACCCCCTGCTGGAACGACTCGGTGCGGTGAAGCCAGGCCATGACGCCAGCCAGCGGCGCATCCTGCGCGAAATGCTGACCCGTTGGCGCTGCCGCCGCTCCGACGAGCGCCGACTGCTCGGCCTCGCCCGCCAAATCCGCAACAAGTTCGAAAAAAGCTAA
- a CDS encoding RNA polymerase sigma factor, with protein sequence MPPARVDGSWMTNVAAEPTANDVAATAPAVWDEEGFRAVVETHSSRLFSLAYRMMGNAQDAEDLVQESFLRAYRSRRGFDGRASVTTWLCRICTNAALDQLRRRRTRPQPAADPEEGASWAESLTAPGASPERLMFSRELRTRVHAAMAALSPKERAAFVLRHYEGLSIEEIGTALGLRTAATKNTIFRGVRKLRALLEGL encoded by the coding sequence ATGCCCCCCGCTCGCGTCGATGGCAGTTGGATGACGAACGTGGCGGCGGAGCCGACTGCTAACGATGTCGCCGCAACCGCACCCGCGGTGTGGGACGAGGAGGGCTTTCGTGCCGTGGTGGAAACGCATAGCAGCCGCTTGTTCTCCCTCGCATACCGCATGATGGGCAACGCACAGGACGCGGAGGATTTAGTACAGGAGAGCTTCCTGCGGGCTTATCGCAGCCGTCGTGGCTTCGATGGCCGGGCCAGCGTCACCACCTGGCTCTGCCGCATTTGCACCAACGCCGCGCTCGATCAGCTTCGCCGCCGCCGGACGCGACCGCAGCCCGCTGCCGATCCCGAGGAAGGTGCGTCCTGGGCCGAGAGCCTGACCGCGCCCGGCGCCTCGCCCGAGCGCCTGATGTTCAGCCGTGAACTCAGGACACGCGTGCATGCCGCCATGGCCGCACTGAGCCCGAAAGAGCGCGCCGCCTTCGTTCTGCGCCATTACGAAGGCTTGTCTATTGAAGAAATAGGCACCGCGCTAGGGCTGCGAACCGCAGCCACCAAGAACACGATCTTTCGCGGCGTGCGCAAGCTGCGCGCCCTGCTGGAGGGCCTATGA
- a CDS encoding HEAT repeat domain-containing protein, producing the protein MNRLGLVLVAAALSTVTLAQTPGTMQAQLHRAEQSPTPLWWGYRVTGIGAWNCGTVYLGGRDRTPQSGPVRILLHIENHQVTRVRAIGGECRIDAGGEPLQWAAGGDAAQSMQLLASLAQRPVPGAMAALADSGGTAAVPEMIRLAKLNPSAHVREQAIFWLSQRAGQKAAAALSSAVANDPDTRVKERAVFGISQLPDGQGVPLLIQLVKTNSNPAVRKRAMFWLGQSKDPRALAFIEQILRR; encoded by the coding sequence ATGAATCGTCTCGGACTCGTACTGGTAGCTGCCGCCCTTTCCACAGTGACCCTGGCGCAGACGCCAGGCACCATGCAAGCGCAATTGCACCGTGCTGAGCAATCGCCAACGCCGTTGTGGTGGGGCTATCGCGTGACCGGCATAGGAGCATGGAACTGCGGCACCGTCTACCTCGGCGGACGCGACCGTACGCCCCAGTCGGGTCCGGTCCGCATCTTGTTGCATATCGAAAACCATCAGGTCACGCGCGTTCGCGCCATTGGAGGCGAGTGCAGGATTGATGCCGGCGGTGAGCCGCTGCAATGGGCCGCTGGCGGCGATGCCGCGCAAAGCATGCAATTGCTGGCCAGCCTCGCCCAGCGTCCGGTTCCCGGCGCCATGGCTGCCCTGGCCGACAGTGGCGGCACGGCCGCCGTTCCGGAAATGATCCGGCTCGCCAAGCTCAACCCCTCGGCGCATGTCCGCGAACAGGCGATTTTCTGGCTCAGCCAGAGGGCGGGCCAAAAGGCGGCCGCCGCCCTCAGCAGCGCTGTCGCCAACGATCCAGATACGCGCGTCAAAGAGCGGGCCGTGTTCGGTATCAGCCAACTTCCCGATGGCCAGGGCGTACCCCTATTGATTCAGTTGGTCAAGACCAACTCAAATCCTGCCGTGCGCAAGCGGGCAATGTTCTGGCTGGGGCAATCCAAAGATCCGCGCGCGTTGGCGTTCATTGAGCAGATCCTGCGGCGCTAA
- a CDS encoding sigma-70 family RNA polymerase sigma factor: MAEPVAAADQDWELVRQSCAGNRGAFDTLVVRYEQRLYRTALGVTGNTADAEEVVQETFLRAFEHLDQFRGDAKFQTWLTQIVLNTARMKLRKNHAHLWESLDEPQVTDEGILPREVAEWRENPEQKLGRKELETLLHQALRGLPPGYREVVVLRDVQLLSTQETAELLGLSIANVKTRLLRARLQLRERLALALRQPRRSSV, translated from the coding sequence ATGGCCGAACCGGTAGCCGCCGCCGATCAGGATTGGGAACTGGTACGGCAGAGCTGCGCCGGTAATCGTGGTGCCTTCGATACGCTGGTGGTGCGCTACGAGCAGCGGCTGTATCGGACGGCACTCGGGGTTACGGGGAATACGGCGGATGCCGAAGAAGTAGTTCAGGAGACGTTTTTGCGCGCATTCGAGCACTTGGATCAATTTCGCGGCGACGCCAAGTTCCAGACCTGGCTGACGCAGATCGTGCTCAATACTGCCCGCATGAAGTTACGCAAGAACCACGCCCACCTCTGGGAGTCGCTCGACGAACCGCAGGTGACGGATGAGGGCATTTTGCCGCGTGAGGTGGCGGAGTGGCGGGAAAATCCAGAGCAGAAGCTGGGCCGGAAGGAACTCGAGACCTTGTTGCATCAGGCGTTGCGGGGGTTGCCGCCGGGCTACCGTGAAGTGGTGGTTCTGCGTGATGTGCAGTTGCTGTCAACCCAGGAAACGGCTGAATTACTGGGTCTGAGCATTGCCAATGTCAAGACGCGGCTATTGCGCGCCCGCTTGCAGTTGCGCGAACGGCTGGCCCTCGCGTTGCGCCAGCCGCGCCGGAGTAGCGTATGA
- the fahA gene encoding fumarylacetoacetase, with product MRFVNAPSWLPSADSEETDFPLANLPYGAFRKADGSVHLGVAIGDQILDLFAAAASGSLNALPEPLQAACRQPVLNALMSLGPEAAQALRAKLQALLSTAAASERERVRQMLVPQAGASMQMPATIGDYTDFYASIHHATNVGRLFRPDNPLMPNYKYIPVGYHGRSSSIVASPQPVRRPCGQRLSQGSGTGGPGPEFGPCRQLDYELEVGIFVGQGNRLGEPIPIAEADAHIFGFCLLNDWSARDIQRWEYQPLGPFLGKNFATSISPWVVTRAALEPFRVSPAPRPEGDPAPLPYLQHAGDYALDVTLEVWRGDVRMSKGNLRDLYWTVAQMIAHHTSNGCNLRPGDLLGTGTVSGPEPEARGCLLELGSGFLEDGDEITFKAYGQRPGHPRIGFGACAGRIKPATCL from the coding sequence TTGCGTTTCGTGAACGCCCCGTCCTGGCTGCCGTCGGCCGACAGCGAGGAAACGGACTTCCCGCTGGCCAATTTGCCGTATGGCGCCTTCCGGAAGGCCGACGGATCGGTGCATTTGGGAGTGGCCATTGGCGACCAGATTCTCGATCTGTTTGCCGCCGCCGCCAGCGGGTCGCTGAACGCTCTGCCAGAGCCGCTGCAGGCTGCCTGTCGGCAGCCGGTACTAAACGCGCTGATGAGCCTCGGGCCGGAGGCGGCGCAGGCGTTGCGGGCGAAATTGCAGGCCCTGCTGAGCACGGCGGCCGCGAGCGAGCGCGAACGCGTGCGCCAGATGCTGGTGCCGCAAGCGGGCGCGTCGATGCAGATGCCTGCCACGATCGGCGACTATACCGACTTCTACGCTTCGATTCACCACGCCACCAACGTAGGACGGCTCTTCCGGCCCGATAACCCGTTGATGCCCAACTACAAATACATTCCCGTGGGCTACCATGGCCGCAGTTCGTCGATTGTCGCCAGCCCGCAGCCAGTGCGGCGGCCTTGCGGGCAGAGGCTGAGCCAGGGGTCAGGGACCGGGGGCCCGGGGCCAGAGTTTGGACCGTGCCGGCAATTGGATTATGAGCTTGAGGTCGGGATTTTTGTGGGGCAGGGTAACCGCCTGGGTGAACCCATTCCGATCGCCGAAGCGGATGCGCACATTTTTGGTTTTTGCCTGCTCAACGACTGGTCGGCACGCGACATTCAGCGATGGGAGTATCAGCCGCTGGGGCCGTTCCTGGGCAAAAATTTTGCCACCTCTATTTCGCCCTGGGTGGTCACGCGCGCAGCTCTGGAACCGTTTCGGGTGAGCCCGGCGCCGCGCCCTGAGGGTGATCCGGCGCCGCTGCCGTACCTGCAGCATGCGGGTGATTATGCCCTTGATGTAACACTTGAGGTATGGCGCGGAGATGTACGGATGAGTAAAGGAAATCTGCGCGATCTCTACTGGACAGTGGCGCAAATGATCGCGCACCACACCAGCAATGGCTGCAATTTACGACCAGGCGATCTGCTGGGGACGGGGACGGTGTCGGGTCCGGAGCCGGAGGCGCGCGGGTGCCTGCTGGAGTTGGGGAGTGGTTTTTTGGAAGACGGCGATGAAATCACCTTCAAGGCCTATGGCCAGCGCCCCGGCCATCCCCGCATCGGTTTTGGCGCCTGCGCGGGCCGAATCAAGCCGGCAACCTGTTTGTAA
- a CDS encoding BrxA/BrxB family bacilliredoxin codes for MYPEFMIAPMREELTRIGVEEARTPAAVDAAAAKAGTTLVVVNSVCGCAAGKARPGLALALQHQTRPDRTITVFAGADTDATDRARGYFTGYEPSSPSMGLLKDGKLVFMLERRQIEGHAAPEIAQVLTEAFDQHCVS; via the coding sequence GTGTATCCGGAATTCATGATTGCACCTATGCGGGAAGAGTTGACCCGGATTGGCGTGGAAGAGGCGCGCACGCCGGCGGCGGTCGATGCGGCCGCGGCGAAGGCCGGGACCACGCTGGTGGTGGTGAACTCGGTTTGCGGTTGTGCGGCGGGAAAGGCGCGGCCGGGGCTGGCGCTGGCGTTGCAACACCAGACGCGGCCGGACCGCACGATTACTGTTTTTGCCGGCGCCGATACCGACGCGACCGACCGGGCGCGCGGCTACTTCACCGGCTATGAGCCCTCCTCGCCTTCGATGGGATTGCTCAAAGACGGCAAGCTCGTCTTCATGCTCGAACGCCGGCAAATTGAAGGCCACGCGGCTCCGGAAATCGCTCAAGTGCTGACGGAAGCGTTCGATCAGCATTGCGTTTCGTGA